One genomic region from Muriicola soli encodes:
- a CDS encoding NADH:ubiquinone reductase (Na(+)-transporting) subunit B: MRDKRLTFKKRLHILKHRFRDKKLAPAFNAFHTFLFTPDETTHSGSHIRGADDLKRTMNTVIMALIPILLFSMFNAGYQHYSAVNGFPENFSVWNDFITWDNFWIGIIKVLPLVVVSYGVGLLVEFIFAVIKGHEVEEGYLVTGMLVPLIVPIDTPLWMLAVAVVFGVVIGKEVFGGTGMNILNPALTIRAFLFFAYPTWMSGDKVWVYEGMERAGTPDAISGETILGYLAQNGGNEFSYTVSDMFFGFIPGSVGETSTFLIILGGLFLVFSKIASWRIMVSAVAGALAMGLIFNGVVDAGWITETSKFYGLMSFDFWKHLIVGGLAFGIVYMATDPVTGSQTNRGKWIYGFLIGFISVMIRVFNPAYPEGVFLAILLMNVFAPTIDHYVVQGNIKRRLKRFKNAVILPKDSEEKEAALKVETI, from the coding sequence ATGAGAGACAAAAGATTGACGTTTAAAAAGAGATTGCATATCCTGAAACACCGATTCCGGGATAAGAAGCTGGCACCGGCATTCAATGCCTTTCACACCTTTTTATTCACTCCGGACGAGACTACTCACTCCGGCAGCCATATCCGGGGTGCGGATGATCTTAAGAGGACGATGAATACCGTGATCATGGCCCTGATCCCGATTTTGCTGTTCTCTATGTTTAATGCAGGTTATCAGCACTACTCGGCGGTAAATGGATTTCCCGAGAACTTTTCTGTGTGGAACGACTTTATCACCTGGGATAACTTTTGGATAGGGATTATCAAAGTACTTCCCCTGGTGGTGGTGTCCTACGGTGTGGGATTATTAGTAGAATTTATTTTTGCCGTGATCAAAGGTCATGAAGTGGAAGAAGGATATTTGGTGACAGGTATGCTGGTTCCGCTCATAGTTCCTATTGACACTCCCCTTTGGATGTTGGCCGTAGCCGTGGTTTTTGGTGTGGTCATCGGGAAGGAGGTCTTTGGAGGGACTGGTATGAATATCCTGAATCCGGCACTTACTATCCGTGCATTTCTGTTTTTTGCATATCCCACATGGATGAGCGGCGACAAGGTATGGGTATACGAGGGTATGGAGCGCGCAGGCACACCTGATGCGATTTCCGGGGAGACCATTTTGGGCTATCTGGCACAGAATGGAGGTAATGAATTCTCTTATACGGTATCAGATATGTTCTTCGGTTTTATTCCCGGATCGGTAGGTGAAACCTCAACCTTCCTGATCATTTTGGGAGGACTGTTCCTGGTCTTTAGCAAGATCGCCAGCTGGCGAATTATGGTGAGCGCAGTAGCCGGTGCCCTGGCCATGGGGCTTATTTTTAACGGAGTTGTTGATGCCGGTTGGATAACAGAAACAAGTAAGTTCTACGGTCTGATGAGTTTTGATTTTTGGAAACATTTGATTGTTGGTGGACTAGCTTTCGGTATTGTTTATATGGCTACTGATCCTGTTACGGGATCCCAAACTAACAGGGGGAAATGGATCTACGGTTTTCTCATCGGTTTTATTTCGGTGATGATACGCGTATTCAATCCTGCCTACCCTGAAGGCGTATTCCTGGCCATCTTATTAATGAATGTTTTTGCACCAACCATTGATCACTACGTAGTTCAAGGCAACATTAAAAGAAGGTTAAAGCGATTCAAGAATGCGGTGATTCTGCCAAAGGATTCAGAAGAAAAAGAAGCTGCACTTAAAGTTGAAACGATATAG
- a CDS encoding Na(+)-translocating NADH-quinone reductase subunit C, with protein MNRDNNIYTVLFACAMVIVVGSILAYLASALSGKIKENERFEKQQNILYAMGVNENEDEGSVNFVPTDVVEQEFTTYITKQLVIEGDKITENDEAYLIDLKKELDKLKNGATPKLPVYVGDKDGETFYIVPMYGKGLWDAIWGFMALDKNMIVQGVYFDHKAETPGLGANIKQRYFMDDFTGESILNGDNYTGIKVIKGNNDPVNNIKDDNEVDALAGATITGNGVSAMISKTVTLYKDYFESIRTQ; from the coding sequence ATGAATAGAGATAATAATATATACACCGTACTCTTTGCTTGTGCAATGGTTATCGTGGTGGGTTCTATCCTCGCTTACCTGGCCTCTGCCCTCAGTGGAAAGATCAAGGAGAACGAGCGATTTGAAAAGCAACAAAATATCCTCTATGCGATGGGGGTGAACGAAAATGAAGATGAAGGCAGCGTGAATTTTGTTCCGACAGATGTTGTAGAACAGGAGTTTACTACCTATATCACAAAGCAGTTAGTCATTGAAGGTGACAAGATAACTGAAAATGATGAGGCATATTTAATCGATCTCAAAAAAGAGCTCGATAAATTAAAAAATGGAGCAACGCCTAAGTTGCCTGTTTATGTCGGCGATAAGGACGGGGAAACCTTCTATATTGTTCCAATGTACGGCAAAGGCTTATGGGATGCTATCTGGGGATTTATGGCTCTTGATAAGAACATGATCGTACAGGGTGTTTATTTTGATCACAAAGCTGAAACTCCCGGACTAGGCGCAAATATCAAGCAACGTTACTTTATGGATGATTTCACAGGAGAAAGTATACTAAATGGCGATAATTACACGGGCATTAAAGTGATCAAAGGGAATAATGATCCTGTTAATAATATTAAAGACGATAATGAGGTGGATGCTCTCGCAGGAGCAACTATTACCGGGAACGGAGTATCAGCAATGATCTCCAAGACGGTGACCCTCTACAAGGACTATTTTGAATCAATAAGAACTCAATAA
- a CDS encoding NADH:ubiquinone reductase (Na(+)-transporting) subunit D translates to MAILSKKDSKLILDPLADNNPITIQVLGICSALAITAELKASIVMALSVVFVMGLGNVVISLLRNVIPSKIRIIVQLVVVAALVIVVDQVLKAYAYTLSKTLAVFVGLIITNCIIMGRFEAFALGNGVKRSFLDGIGNAAGYGLILIIVGFFRELLGSGTLLGYAVLGNPIEKTGLYAIGYENNGFMLLSPMALIVVGLLIWVQRSRNPALIEEN, encoded by the coding sequence ATGGCAATACTTTCCAAAAAAGATTCCAAACTAATCTTAGATCCCCTGGCGGATAATAATCCGATCACCATTCAGGTACTCGGTATTTGTTCCGCTCTGGCGATCACCGCGGAACTCAAGGCATCCATCGTTATGGCCTTGTCAGTTGTATTTGTAATGGGACTGGGAAATGTGGTCATCTCCCTCTTGCGGAATGTGATTCCGTCCAAAATCAGGATTATTGTGCAACTCGTCGTAGTTGCAGCCCTGGTAATTGTAGTAGATCAGGTGTTAAAGGCCTATGCCTATACATTGAGTAAGACCCTGGCAGTATTTGTTGGACTTATCATTACCAACTGTATTATCATGGGTAGGTTTGAAGCATTTGCATTGGGAAATGGTGTAAAACGATCCTTCCTTGACGGTATAGGAAATGCCGCGGGTTACGGCCTTATTTTGATAATCGTTGGGTTTTTCAGAGAACTATTGGGTTCAGGAACCTTATTGGGATATGCCGTATTAGGTAATCCTATTGAAAAGACCGGTTTATACGCTATCGGATACGAAAACAACGGCTTTATGTTGTTGTCGCCTATGGCCCTTATAGTAGTGGGGCTTCTAATTTGGGTACAACGATCGCGAAACCCTGCCTTGATTGAAGAAAATTAA
- the nqrE gene encoding NADH:ubiquinone reductase (Na(+)-transporting) subunit E has product MLEHTELFFKSIFIDNMVFATFLGMCSYLAVSKKVTTAVGLGAAVIFVLSVTVPLNWLLDQYLLKDGALAWLGPEYADYNLSFLSFILFIATIATMVQLVEIVVEKFSPALYNSLGIFLPLIAVNCAILGGSLFMQAREISSLGLAFNYGLSSGIGWFLAILAIAAIREKIRYSNVPPPLRGLGITFIITGLMAIGFMSFGGMLTGGDEVPVAEENTTAQQEKEEENKKLDEETAQNTVSYNAIEKE; this is encoded by the coding sequence ATGTTAGAGCATACAGAATTATTTTTTAAGTCGATTTTTATTGACAACATGGTATTCGCCACCTTTTTGGGGATGTGTTCTTACCTTGCTGTCTCCAAGAAAGTGACCACTGCCGTAGGCCTAGGTGCCGCAGTAATCTTTGTACTGTCGGTTACCGTTCCCTTAAACTGGCTTTTGGATCAATATTTACTCAAAGACGGTGCATTAGCCTGGTTGGGGCCTGAATACGCTGATTACAATCTCAGTTTTCTGTCCTTTATATTGTTTATCGCAACCATAGCCACTATGGTTCAACTTGTGGAAATCGTCGTGGAGAAATTTTCTCCTGCGCTCTACAATTCCCTGGGGATCTTTTTACCGCTTATCGCAGTAAACTGTGCTATTTTGGGAGGTTCTCTGTTTATGCAGGCACGTGAAATTTCTTCCCTCGGTCTGGCCTTTAATTACGGGCTGAGTTCAGGTATAGGTTGGTTTCTAGCCATACTAGCAATAGCTGCAATTCGCGAAAAGATCAGGTACTCTAACGTACCGCCACCATTAAGGGGTCTCGGGATCACATTTATTATAACAGGACTGATGGCCATCGGCTTTATGAGTTTTGGAGGAATGCTTACCGGAGGCGATGAGGTTCCTGTAGCTGAAGAAAATACCACTGCTCAGCAAGAAAAGGAAGAAGAAAATAAAAAATTGGATGAGGAAACGGCCCAGAATACCGTATCCTATAACGCTATAGAAAAAGAATAA
- the nqrF gene encoding NADH:ubiquinone reductase (Na(+)-transporting) subunit F yields the protein MILATSTLGTVLITVIAFLVLLLLLVALLLFTKEKLSPSGPVTITINGEKQMEVASGSTLLSTLGNQKIFLPSACGGGGTCIQCECHVLSGGGEALPTETPHFSKRELNEGARLACQVKVKQDMNITIPEEVFGIKKWEGTVVRNYNVASFIKEFVIEIPDDMNYKAGGYIQIEIPPCEIKYSDIDITAHPEEHETPDKFQAEWDKFNLWPLVMKNNEVVERAYSMASYPAEGREIMLNVRIATPPWDRAKNGWMDVNPGVASSYIFAQKEGDKVTISGPYGEFFINESEAEMLYVGGGAGMAPMRSHLYHLFKTLKTNRKVTYWYGGRSKRELFYIDHFKRLEDEFPNFKFYMALSEPLEEDKWKVKEDIDAPGDGFVGFIHNCVIDNYLSKHETPEDIELYFCGPPLMNKAVQKMGEDFGIPDENIRFDDFGG from the coding sequence ATGATTTTAGCTACAAGTACTTTAGGTACCGTTTTGATCACAGTAATTGCCTTTCTGGTGTTATTGCTACTCTTGGTTGCCCTTTTGCTTTTTACTAAAGAAAAACTATCCCCGTCAGGTCCGGTGACCATCACCATAAACGGGGAAAAACAGATGGAAGTGGCTTCTGGAAGTACACTCTTATCTACCCTGGGGAACCAGAAGATATTCTTACCCTCTGCTTGTGGAGGCGGTGGAACTTGCATTCAATGTGAATGCCATGTCTTGTCGGGAGGGGGAGAAGCCCTGCCCACTGAAACACCTCACTTTTCAAAGAGAGAGCTCAATGAGGGTGCCCGACTAGCTTGTCAGGTTAAGGTAAAGCAGGACATGAATATTACCATCCCCGAAGAAGTATTCGGGATTAAGAAATGGGAAGGAACGGTAGTGCGTAATTACAATGTAGCTTCTTTTATCAAGGAATTTGTGATAGAGATCCCGGATGATATGAATTATAAGGCCGGGGGATATATTCAGATTGAGATACCTCCTTGTGAAATCAAGTATTCTGATATCGACATCACCGCGCATCCTGAAGAACACGAAACTCCGGATAAATTTCAGGCAGAATGGGATAAGTTTAATCTCTGGCCTCTGGTGATGAAGAATAATGAAGTTGTGGAGCGCGCCTATTCCATGGCCTCTTATCCTGCGGAAGGACGTGAGATTATGTTGAATGTGCGTATTGCAACCCCGCCTTGGGACAGAGCTAAAAACGGTTGGATGGATGTGAATCCGGGAGTGGCGTCATCCTATATTTTTGCTCAGAAAGAGGGTGACAAGGTAACTATTTCCGGACCTTACGGAGAGTTCTTTATCAATGAATCAGAAGCTGAAATGCTGTATGTTGGAGGGGGAGCTGGAATGGCGCCGATGCGATCGCACCTATATCACCTCTTTAAAACCCTTAAAACCAACAGAAAGGTTACTTATTGGTACGGAGGGCGTTCCAAAAGGGAGTTGTTCTACATAGATCATTTTAAGAGGTTGGAAGATGAGTTTCCCAATTTCAAATTCTATATGGCGCTTTCTGAGCCCTTGGAGGAAGACAAATGGAAAGTGAAAGAAGACATCGATGCTCCAGGTGACGGGTTCGTAGGATTTATCCACAATTGCGTAATTGATAATTACCTGAGCAAACACGAAACACCCGAAGATATAGAACTCTATTTTTGCGGTCCGCCTTTAATGAACAAAGCGGTTCAGAAGATGGGAGAGGATTTTGGAATCCCTGACGAAAATATCAGATTCGACGACTTCGGCGGATAA
- a CDS encoding Na(+)-translocating NADH-quinone reductase subunit F, with amino-acid sequence MKALTEQELHNLAMNIVGKELEADGFEFMGVNSKLRKNPQFVCLKDKELHFIVVRNIPYPGNPSEYDEDLLAKVKEHAVKFEARTYYAGVGISNAANRDKPVLLNQEYLVDYEGLVEI; translated from the coding sequence ATGAAAGCACTTACGGAACAAGAACTGCATAACCTGGCCATGAACATCGTGGGAAAGGAGCTGGAAGCTGATGGCTTTGAATTCATGGGTGTAAATAGTAAGCTCAGGAAGAATCCCCAATTTGTGTGCCTCAAGGATAAAGAATTGCATTTTATTGTGGTGAGGAATATACCCTATCCCGGAAACCCCTCAGAATACGATGAGGACCTATTGGCAAAGGTGAAGGAACACGCTGTAAAGTTTGAGGCTCGGACTTACTATGCAGGAGTTGGTATCTCCAATGCCGCTAACAGGGACAAACCTGTTTTATTAAATCAAGAATATCTTGTAGACTATGAAGGGCTTGTTGAAATATAA
- a CDS encoding FAD:protein FMN transferase, translating to MKYKYLIGLFLGISLSTLSCKQEERWIKNTDLGEALGTTYTIIYLSNDTLDLGQQIDSVFRVVNQSMSTYIPDSDISRINRGDTTVVVDEMFTDVMALSREVYQKTDGYFDPTVGILVNAWGFGPGTKIEMDSTQVKRLMDFVGMDKVVLTADHKIRKKHPEIQLDFNAIAKGYAIDRLAVMLDRYTSGSYLVEVGGEIVTKGINTLKGQAWVVGIDDPQVEIGRKLKITLNLEDEALASSGNYRKFRIDSLTGQKYVHTIDPKTGFTRNSNVLAASVIAPNCAKADAYATAFMAMKLDSSIAFLKGEKDLEAYIIYLDSTGVEKEYFTPGFREHVRK from the coding sequence TTGAAATATAAATACCTGATCGGTCTTTTTCTGGGGATTAGCCTTTCCACTCTTTCCTGTAAGCAGGAAGAAAGGTGGATTAAAAACACAGATTTGGGTGAAGCCCTCGGCACTACATACACAATTATTTATTTATCCAACGATACGCTCGACCTAGGGCAACAAATCGATTCTGTTTTCCGGGTGGTCAATCAGTCGATGTCTACTTATATTCCGGACTCTGATATTTCCAGAATCAACCGGGGAGATACCACTGTCGTTGTTGATGAAATGTTCACAGACGTGATGGCGTTGTCTCGTGAAGTGTATCAGAAAACAGACGGATATTTTGATCCTACAGTTGGGATTTTGGTAAATGCCTGGGGATTTGGACCGGGGACGAAAATAGAAATGGACAGTACCCAGGTAAAAAGGCTTATGGACTTTGTAGGGATGGATAAAGTTGTACTGACTGCCGATCATAAAATTCGAAAGAAGCATCCCGAGATTCAGCTCGATTTTAATGCGATCGCCAAAGGGTATGCCATAGACCGGCTTGCAGTGATGCTCGATCGGTATACAAGTGGGAGTTATCTCGTGGAAGTGGGGGGAGAGATAGTGACCAAAGGGATCAACACACTTAAAGGACAAGCTTGGGTGGTTGGCATAGACGATCCGCAGGTGGAAATAGGACGTAAATTAAAGATTACGCTTAACCTGGAGGATGAAGCTCTGGCCTCGTCAGGAAATTATAGGAAATTTAGAATAGATTCATTGACGGGACAGAAGTATGTTCATACTATAGATCCCAAAACCGGATTTACAAGAAATTCTAATGTTCTGGCGGCAAGTGTTATTGCTCCAAATTGTGCAAAAGCAGATGCTTATGCCACTGCCTTTATGGCCATGAAACTCGATTCTTCTATCGCCTTTTTAAAGGGTGAGAAAGATCTGGAGGCCTATATTATTTACCTCGATTCTACAGGAGTGGAAAAAGAATATTTTACACCGGGCTTTCGGGAACATGTAAGGAAGTAA
- a CDS encoding class I SAM-dependent methyltransferase: MKRVFKYILKLFPRPLLIRMSYWVRPFLTFALKGNKYTDPIDGKRFRKFLPYGYENPRENVLSPSTLSLERHRLLWLYLRRETDFFHKSLKVLHFAPEQAFYKRFKKLENLDYTTTDLNSPLADVKADICDLPFEDNTYDIILCNHVLEHIPDDSKAMSELFRVMKPGGWGIFQVPQELDRETTFEDDSITDKKERAEIFGQYDHVRIYGRDYFKKLEIAGFIVKPVPYSTELSAEEVDQYRLAKNEVIPLVYKP; the protein is encoded by the coding sequence GTGAAAAGAGTCTTTAAATACATACTGAAGCTATTTCCCCGACCCCTTTTGATCAGAATGAGTTACTGGGTGAGGCCCTTTTTGACCTTCGCCCTCAAAGGAAATAAGTATACCGATCCTATCGACGGCAAAAGATTTCGAAAATTTCTTCCCTACGGTTATGAGAATCCACGTGAAAATGTTCTCTCACCTTCTACCTTATCTCTGGAAAGGCACAGATTATTATGGCTTTACCTGAGGAGAGAAACCGATTTTTTTCACAAATCACTCAAGGTCCTTCACTTTGCTCCGGAACAGGCATTTTATAAGCGATTTAAAAAGTTGGAAAATCTCGATTATACCACTACCGATCTCAACTCCCCCCTGGCAGATGTAAAGGCAGATATTTGCGATTTGCCTTTTGAGGACAATACTTATGACATCATTCTGTGTAACCACGTCCTTGAACATATCCCGGATGACAGCAAAGCTATGTCAGAACTGTTCCGCGTGATGAAACCCGGAGGCTGGGGTATTTTTCAGGTGCCTCAGGAGCTCGATAGGGAAACGACCTTTGAAGACGACAGCATCACCGATAAAAAGGAAAGAGCTGAAATTTTTGGCCAATACGACCATGTGAGGATATACGGGAGGGATTATTTTAAAAAACTCGAAATAGCAGGGTTTATCGTAAAGCCGGTCCCCTACTCTACTGAACTATCTGCGGAAGAAGTTGATCAATACCGCCTTGCTAAAAATGAGGTTATACCGTTAGTTTACAAGCCCTGA
- the map gene encoding type I methionyl aminopeptidase, translating into MILVKTSEEIELMRESALIVSKTLGMLAKEVKPGVTGLHLDKLAEEFIRDHGAEPGFLGMYDFPNTLNLSPNAQVVHGIPNDEALKDGDILSVDCGALKNGFYGDHAYTFEVGSVDEATKKLLRVTKESLYKGIEQFRIGKRVGDVAFAIQQHCEAEGYGIVRELVGHGLGKDLHESPEMPNYGKRGRGKKFVEGMVVAIEPMVNMGTRRIKQLRDGWTILTADGKPSAHFEHDVAMIDGKPELLSTFQYIYEALGIVSDEEDAFRAAKLQL; encoded by the coding sequence ATGATTCTAGTAAAAACTTCGGAAGAAATTGAATTGATGCGCGAGAGCGCCTTGATCGTCTCGAAAACCCTGGGTATGCTGGCCAAAGAGGTGAAGCCAGGAGTAACGGGTTTACACCTGGACAAACTGGCGGAGGAATTTATCAGGGACCATGGAGCAGAACCCGGATTTCTGGGAATGTATGATTTTCCGAATACGCTGAATTTAAGCCCGAATGCACAGGTTGTTCACGGAATCCCTAACGATGAAGCACTTAAAGACGGAGATATTTTATCCGTCGATTGCGGAGCGTTAAAAAATGGATTTTACGGAGACCACGCCTATACATTTGAAGTGGGTTCTGTGGATGAGGCAACAAAAAAATTACTGAGGGTAACCAAGGAATCACTTTACAAGGGTATTGAACAATTCCGAATAGGCAAGCGCGTAGGTGATGTAGCCTTTGCTATTCAGCAGCATTGTGAAGCAGAAGGCTACGGTATTGTTCGAGAATTAGTAGGACATGGACTAGGCAAGGATTTACACGAATCGCCTGAAATGCCAAATTACGGCAAGCGCGGAAGAGGTAAAAAATTTGTTGAAGGGATGGTGGTCGCTATTGAGCCCATGGTAAATATGGGTACACGCAGAATAAAACAGTTGCGCGATGGTTGGACCATTTTAACCGCCGACGGAAAACCCAGTGCACATTTTGAACATGATGTGGCCATGATCGACGGGAAGCCAGAACTGCTCTCTACCTTTCAATATATTTACGAGGCACTCGGAATTGTCAGTGATGAGGAAGATGCCTTTCGTGCGGCCAAACTCCAGCTTTAA
- the gpmI gene encoding 2,3-bisphosphoglycerate-independent phosphoglycerate mutase: MHKKVILMILDGWGKSPDPKVSAVDQANTPFVSSLYKIYPNSNLLTDGMNVGLPDGQMGNSEVGHMNLGAGRIVYQDLAKINKAVEEDKMKDEPVIRDAFEYAKKNGKNVHLLGLLSDGGVHSHTDHLKGLIKAAEGQGLPNVFVHAFTDGRDVDPRSGKGYVENLQAFCRDKNAKLASVIGRYYAMDRDKRWERIKLAYDLIVHGSGEKTSDVSQTIQKSYENGLTDEFLKPIVITDKGGQALTTIQKDDVVIFFNFRTDRGRELTEVLTQKDHPEFEMKTLNLYYVTLTNYDDSFKGIKVVYDKENLQDTLGEILAKAGKKQIRIAETEKYPHVTFFFNGGREIPFEGEQRIMCPSPKVATYDLKPEMSAYEIRDAILSELEKEEADFVCLNFANPDMVGHTGIMEAAIKAVETVDSCAEAVVTKGLEHGYSSLIIADHGNCDTMINPDGSPNTAHTTNPVPLIVVDKDIKAVKDGVLGDIAPTILHMMGIDKPAAMTQKSLV, from the coding sequence ATGCACAAAAAAGTTATTCTGATGATACTTGACGGCTGGGGAAAGTCGCCAGATCCCAAAGTCTCAGCTGTGGATCAGGCCAATACCCCTTTTGTTAGTTCTTTGTATAAGATATATCCAAATAGCAATCTCCTCACCGATGGAATGAATGTAGGATTACCCGATGGACAAATGGGTAATAGTGAAGTAGGACACATGAATCTGGGAGCAGGCAGAATTGTCTATCAAGACCTGGCCAAGATTAATAAGGCTGTTGAAGAAGACAAGATGAAGGATGAACCGGTGATCAGAGATGCTTTTGAGTACGCTAAAAAGAATGGAAAAAATGTCCATTTACTGGGTCTGCTTAGTGATGGTGGCGTTCACAGTCATACCGATCACTTAAAGGGGTTGATCAAGGCAGCAGAAGGCCAGGGTCTGCCAAATGTTTTTGTCCATGCATTTACTGACGGACGTGATGTTGATCCCAGAAGTGGAAAGGGCTACGTTGAAAACCTCCAAGCGTTTTGCAGGGATAAGAATGCAAAATTAGCTAGCGTTATCGGGCGATACTACGCCATGGACCGGGACAAACGCTGGGAGCGCATTAAGCTTGCTTATGATCTTATAGTTCACGGAAGTGGAGAGAAAACTTCGGATGTGTCTCAGACCATACAAAAGAGCTACGAAAACGGCTTAACGGATGAATTCCTAAAACCTATTGTAATTACAGATAAAGGAGGACAGGCTCTGACAACCATACAAAAAGATGACGTAGTGATCTTTTTTAATTTCAGGACCGATCGCGGACGTGAACTTACTGAAGTCCTTACCCAAAAAGATCATCCTGAGTTTGAGATGAAGACCTTGAATCTTTACTACGTTACACTCACCAATTACGACGATTCGTTTAAAGGGATCAAGGTAGTCTATGACAAGGAAAATCTTCAGGATACTTTAGGCGAAATTCTCGCTAAAGCAGGAAAAAAACAAATACGGATAGCGGAGACAGAAAAATATCCCCATGTTACCTTTTTCTTTAACGGAGGACGAGAAATTCCTTTTGAAGGAGAGCAACGCATTATGTGTCCATCTCCTAAAGTAGCGACTTACGACCTTAAACCAGAGATGAGTGCCTATGAAATTAGGGATGCTATTCTCAGTGAATTGGAGAAAGAAGAAGCCGATTTTGTATGTCTTAATTTTGCCAATCCCGACATGGTTGGTCATACCGGTATCATGGAAGCTGCAATTAAAGCGGTTGAAACCGTAGATAGTTGTGCTGAGGCGGTCGTTACTAAAGGCCTAGAACACGGGTATAGTTCTCTGATCATCGCTGATCACGGGAACTGCGATACCATGATTAACCCTGATGGTAGTCCGAATACTGCCCACACCACTAACCCAGTTCCTTTGATCGTAGTTGACAAGGATATCAAGGCAGTAAAAGATGGTGTTCTGGGAGATATTGCGCCTACCATTTTACATATGATGGGAATTGATAAACCCGCAGCCATGACCCAAAAATCATTAGTTTAA
- a CDS encoding DUF6747 family protein has translation MGTLVHFKNLYLEAFDDCKPEILVILLKAYSAFCALMLLMALYAFFYRAFTGFEF, from the coding sequence ATGGGGACACTTGTACACTTTAAAAATTTATACCTGGAAGCCTTTGATGATTGTAAACCAGAAATTCTGGTAATTCTTTTAAAGGCCTATTCTGCATTTTGTGCTTTGATGTTACTGATGGCTTTATATGCATTCTTTTACAGGGCTTTTACAGGATTCGAGTTTTAG
- a CDS encoding M48 family metalloprotease → MRRGSWKLRILIGLVIVAFAMVQRCSNKEKNPYTGRVQNINMTAEQEIAIGLQSTPQIAQQYGGLYNDNRMQAYVDAVGDKLVQNSIARETPYEYEFHLLADDKTINAFALPGGQIFITYALFSQLNEAQLAGVLGHEIGHVIGRHSAERIAESNFWRTVSMGAQVGADAGNIVSNIGQNTLLKNGRGDELESDDLGVLFLIRSGYEPREMIRVMEILKEAAGPNRVAEFQSTHPDPDNRIAKIKASIKKYKGG, encoded by the coding sequence ATGAGAAGAGGGAGCTGGAAATTAAGAATTCTTATAGGTCTGGTGATCGTTGCTTTTGCAATGGTTCAACGCTGTAGTAATAAGGAGAAAAATCCCTATACCGGCAGGGTGCAAAATATCAATATGACAGCCGAGCAGGAAATCGCAATCGGCTTACAAAGTACTCCTCAGATCGCCCAGCAATACGGTGGTTTATACAATGATAATCGCATGCAGGCTTATGTAGATGCGGTTGGAGATAAACTGGTTCAAAACAGCATTGCCAGGGAGACGCCTTACGAATACGAATTTCACCTCCTGGCCGACGATAAGACGATTAATGCCTTCGCCCTTCCCGGTGGTCAGATATTTATTACTTACGCGCTTTTTTCTCAGCTCAATGAAGCCCAATTGGCGGGAGTCCTCGGTCATGAAATAGGCCATGTTATCGGCAGGCATTCCGCAGAACGTATCGCGGAAAGCAATTTTTGGAGAACGGTGAGTATGGGAGCACAAGTAGGTGCTGATGCAGGTAATATCGTAAGTAACATCGGCCAGAATACCTTGCTGAAAAATGGAAGGGGTGATGAACTGGAAAGCGATGATCTGGGTGTTCTCTTTTTGATCAGGTCGGGATATGAACCCAGGGAAATGATCAGGGTGATGGAGATCCTAAAAGAGGCTGCCGGGCCCAATCGGGTAGCCGAATTTCAGAGCACGCACCCTGACCCTGATAACCGCATTGCCAAAATCAAAGCTTCTATTAAAAAGTATAAAGGCGGGTAA